In Oryza glaberrima chromosome 8, OglaRS2, whole genome shotgun sequence, the following are encoded in one genomic region:
- the LOC127781119 gene encoding uncharacterized protein LOC127781119, translated as MRGSSNNHKSKSEEEGVALVQVAEEGETTTKQQQQPDSNKAAEEEEEEEAGYGYSNWWSTWVSSAVKKRVRAPGRVGIVVVVGGFVLLALLAAVATTTTTTWPQLVDFTGAVSSFLQFGNGDGARRHRPHRTSLVSIPIPFTCGSGNDTGTCPRYAASAPAPAPASMSPPPPQTSTVDYCPSYFRHIELDLAAWVASGISREAVERGRRQAHFRLLVVGGRAYVETYRRAFQTRDVFTQWGILQLLRRYPGRVPDLDLMFNCDDMPEVRAAAYPDRAAAPPLFRYCKDPSTLDVLFPDWSFWGWPEVNIRPWAPLLAEMAEEKARLPWSRREPYAYWKGNPDVSPLRQELLRCNHSLPPDDTVRLYRQDWGFANRNAFRDSNLARQCRHRYKLYVQGRSWSVSRKYILACDSPVLAVATPYQDFFSRGLAAGKHYWPIDPSRSKLCRDIRFAVRWGNAHPAQAQRMGLAGSAFATDDMAMDYVYDYMLHVLTRYASLLRYKPTVPDRAVELCPESMACPRRGRDRDFMMQSREQYVADYQPCTIPPPPLTADDATNMAHRDAEVLSNIDKMIITEDKHN; from the exons atgaGGGGAAGTAGCAATAATCACAAGTCGAAGTCGGAGGAGGAAGGCGTGGCCTTGGTGCAGGTAGCGGAAGAGGgcgagacgacgacgaagcagcagcagcagccggacTCAAAtaaggcggcggaggaggaggaggaggaggaggccggctacGGCTACAGCAATTGGTGGTCAACGTGGGTGTCGTCGGCGGTGAAGAAGCGAGTGCGGGCGCCGGGTCGCGTGggtatcgtcgtcgtcgtcggcggatTCGTCCTGCTGGccttgctcgccgccgtcgccaccaccaccaccaccacctggcCGCAACTCGTCGATTTCACCGGCGCCGTT TCGTCGTTCCTGCAGTTTGGCAATGGTGACGGTGCACGGCGCCACAGGCCTCACCGCACTAGTCTCGTTTCCATTCCAATTCCATTCACCTGCGGCAGCGGCAATGACACGGGCACATGCCCCCGCTATGCGGCGtcagctccggcgccggcgcctgcatcgatgtcgccgccgccaccacagaCGTCGACGGTGGATTACTGTCCGTCCTACTTCCGGCACATAGAGCTGGACCTGGCGGCGTGGGTGGCGTCAGGCATCAGTCGGGAGGCGGTGGAGCgggggcggcggcaggcgcACTTCCGGCTGCTGGTGGTGGGGGGCCGCGCCTACGTGGAGACGTACCGGCGTGCGTTCCAGACGCGCGACGTGTTCACGCAGTGGGGCATCCTCCAGCTGCTCCGCCGCTACCCGGGGCGCGTCCCCGACCTGGACCTCATGTTCAACTGCGACGACATGCCCgaggtgcgcgccgccgcctaccccgaccgggccgccgcgccgcccctctTCCGCTACTGCAAGGACCCCTCCACCCTGGACGTGCTCTTCCCGGACTGGTCCTTCTGGGGATGGCCGGAGGTGAACATCCGGCCATGGGCGCCGCTGCTCGCGGAgatggcggaggagaaggcgcggctGCCGTGGAGCCGAAGGGAGCCCTACGCCTACTGGAAGGGCAACCCGGACGTGTCGCCGCTGCGGCAGGAGCTCCTCCGCTGCAACCACTCCCTCCCCCCCGACGACACGGTCAGGTTGTACCGCCAGGACTGGGGCTTCGCCAACCGCAACGCCTTCCGCGACTCCAACCTGGCCCGCCAGTGTCGCCACCGCTACAAGCTGTACGTGCAGGGCCGCTCCTGGTCCGTCAGCCGCAAGTACATCCTCGCCTGCGACTCgcccgtcctcgccgtcgccacgcccTACCAGGACTTCTTCTCCcgaggcctcgccgccggcaagcaCTACTGGCCCATCGACCCCTCCCGCTCCAAGCTGTGCCGCGACATCCGCTTCGCCGTGCGATGGGGCAACGCCCACCCGGCGCAGGCGCAGCGCATGGGCCTCGCCGGCAGCGCCTTCGCCACGGACGACATGGCCATGGACTACGTCTACGACTACATGCTGCACGTGCTCACGCGCTACGCCTCGCTGCTCCGCTACAAGCCCACCGTGCCGGACCGCGCCGTGGAGCTGTGCCCGGAGTCCATGGCGTGCCCCCGCCGAGGCCGCGACCGCGACTTCATGATGCAGTCCAGGGAGCAGTACGTGGCCGACTACCAGCCCTGCACcattccaccgccgccgctcaccgccgaTGACGCCACCAACATGGCCCACAGGGATGCCGAGGTGCTCAGCAACATCGACAAGATGATCATAACGGAGGACAAGCACAATTAA
- the LOC127781369 gene encoding casparian strip membrane protein 2 gives MSGSDTSGSVHVDEHGHGHGKASSSYDGAGAPAPAPAPFQGHRKAGSGSSDVPFLLRSGGSGGDGLRRCLGLIDFVLRVAAFGPTLAAAISIGTSDERLSVFTNYFQFRARFDDFPAFEFFIVANAIAAGYMVLSLPFSAATIMSSKATGVKLLLLICDTIMVGLLTAAASAAAAMVYVAHEGNLRANWVPICLQFHGFCQRTSGAVIASFLAVFVLMVLIVMAAFTMPRRTHHTAS, from the exons ATGAGCGGGAGCGACACCTCGGGCAGCGTCCACGTCGACGAGCACGGGCACGGGCACGGCAAGGCTTCATCGTCATACGACGGTGCTGgtgccccggcgccggcgccggcgcctttCCAGGGGCATCGCAAGGCTGGCAGTGGTAGCAGCGACGTGCCGTTCCTACtgcgcagcggcggcagcggtggcgacggcctCCGGCGGTGCTTGGGTCTGATAGACTTTGTGCTGAGGGTGGCTGCCTTCGGCCCCACGctggccgccgccatctccatcgGCACCTCCGACGAGAGGCTCTCCGTCTTCACCAACTACTTCCAGTTCCGCGCCAGATTCGACGACTTCCCGGCTTTCga gtTCTTCATTGTGGCGAATGCGATCGCGGCGGGGTACATGGTACTGTCGCTGcccttctccgccgccaccatcatgAGCTCCAAGGCCACCGGTGTCAAGCTTCTGCTGCTCATCTGCGACACCATCATGGTGGGTTTACTGACGGCGGCagcgtctgcggcggcggcgatggtgtaCGTGGCGCACGAGGGCAACCTGCGCGCCAACTGGGTGCCCATATGCTTGCAATTCCACGGCTTCTGCCAGCGCACCAGCGGCGCCGTCATCGCCTCCTTCCTCGCCGTCTTCGTCCTCATGGTCCTCATCGTCATGGCCGCCTTCACCATGCCCCGCCGCACCCACCACACCGCCTCATAA
- the LOC127781620 gene encoding serotonin N-acetyltransferase 2, chloroplastic: MQMQAARPRVGVRPRGGIRPFPLPTLSFNNNSNRSACACACAVSVSDSELAARGFAVRRSSTGLDVGALNEVFARVGFPRRQEERLRRALEHSEVVWLEDSASSSAGRPVAFARAAGDGVFNAVVWDVVVEPSCQGLGLGRAVMERLVADLRGKGVSNIALYAEPRVVGFYRLLGFAMDPDAIRGMAFYRSRQQIQNTSS, encoded by the coding sequence atgcagatgcaggcGGCGCGGCCCCGCGTTGGTGTCCGTCCTCGCGGTGGCATTCGGCCGTTTCCACTGCCCACCTTGAGCTTCAACAACAACTCCAACAGgagtgcgtgtgcgtgtgcgtgtgcggtGTCGGTGTCGGACTCTGAGCTTGCGGCGCGCGGGTTCGCGGTGCGGCGCAGCTCGACGGGGCTGGACGTGGGGGCGCTGAACGAGGTGTTCGCGCGGGTGGGGTTCccgcggcggcaggaggagcgGCTGCGGCGAGCGCTGGAGCACAGCGAGGTGGTGTGGCTGGAGgactcggcgtcgtcgtcggcggggcggccggtggcgttcgcgcgcgcggcgggggaCGGCGTGTTCAACGCGGTGGTCTGGGACGTGGTGGTGGAGCCGTCGTGCCagggcctcggcctcggccgcgCCGTCATGGAGCGCCTCGTCGCCGACCTGCGAGGCAAGGGCGTCTCCAACATCGCGCTCTACGCCGAGCCCCGCGTCGTGGGATTCTACCGCCTCCTCGGCTTCGCCATGGACCCCGACGCCATCAGGGGCATGGCCTTCTACCGCTCAAGGCAACAAATACAAAACACCTCCTCCTAG
- the LOC127782785 gene encoding uncharacterized protein LOC127782785, translating into MSSSSPSGHLLASVSSALAVLLLLLACVELGDAAAAVGVYRLIQYDLAGAPLGSRAAALNHHAAALPLPAAADLSRSALVAPLLDLPLAFLRDYLADKKYLGGLLILLPKKLNHEPNNEDKGQVKASLAELEQLLLHQQVPYPVYFAFQDDHFDNLLADIRKIASSGQPASATTGGYKLVVSTPEPRKVASPTISNIQGWLPGLKGEGETEQLPTIAIVANYDTFGAAPALSVGSDSNGSGAVALLEIARLFSRLYSNPKTRGKYNLLFGLTSGGPYNYNGTNKWLRSFDQRVRESIDYAICLNSVGSWDNELWMHVSKPPENPYIKQIFEDFSDVSKEMGVSVGIKHKKINVSNPRVAWEHEQFSRFRVTALTLSELSSPPDFLESTGGLYDTRESADAESVIRTVRLVSESLARHIYGLKGKNIDVFAENSSLAINPHYIQSWLDLLSRTPRVAPFLQKNDPFIAALKKELSEHTADVHVQSDVLDGMFTFYDATKATLNVYQVASVTFDLLFLLVIGSYLIILFSFLVITTRGLDDLINIFRRPPSRKVKGA; encoded by the exons atgtcgtcgtcgtctccctccGGCCACCTGCTCGCCTCTGTCtcctccgccctcgccgtcctcctcctcctcctcgcctgcgtcgagctcggcgacgctgctgccgccgtcggaGTCTACCGCCTCATCCAgtacgacctcgccggcgcccctctcggctcccgcgccgctgccctcaaccaccacgccgccgccctccctctccccgccgccgccgacctctccCGCTCCGCCCTCGTCGCGCCGCTCCTCGATCTCCCGCTCGCCTTCCTCCGCG ACTACTTGGCGGACAAAAAATATCTGGGAGGCTTGCTCATTCTACTGCCTAAAAAACTAAACCATGAACCCAACAATGAAGACAAGGGACAAGTAAAGGCTTCTCTGGCTGAGCTGGAACAGTTGCTCTTGCATCAACAAGTGCCA TATCCGGTCTACTTCGCTTTCCAGGATGACCACTTTGATAACCTGCTGGCAGATATACGTAAAATTGCCTCTTCAGGTCAGCCAGCCTCAGCAACAACAGGAGG TTACAAGCTTGTCGTGTCTACGCCGGAACCTAGAAAAGTGGCATCTCCGACCATTTCAAATATCCAG GGATGGTTACCTGGATTGAAAGGAGAGGGTGAAACTGAACAACTTCCAACTATTGCCATTGTTGCAAATTATGATACTTTCGGTGCTGCACCA GCACTTTCTGTGGGAAGCGACAGCAACGGGAGTGGAGCTGTGGCTCTTCTAGAGATTGCAAGACTGTTTTCACGCCTCTATTCAAATCCTAAGACCAGAGGCAAGTACAACCTTCTGTTTGGCTTAACATCTGGTGGACCCTACAATTACAATGGAACTAACAAG TGGCTTAGAAGTTTCGATCAGCGTGTGCGTGAGAGCATTGACTATGCAATTTGCTTGAACAGCGTTGGTTCCTGGGACAATGAACTCTGGATGCATGTGTCAAAGCCACCAGAAAACCCCTACATTAAACAAATCTTTGAA GATTTCTCTGATGTCTCTAAAGAGATGGGTGTTTCAGTTGGAATCAAGCACAAGAAGATTAATGTCTCAAATCCTAGG GTTGCGTGGGAACATGAGCAGTTCTCAAGATTTAGGGTGACTGCACTAACACTTTCGGAATTGTCCTCTCCTCCTGACTTTTTAGAAAGCACCGGTGGCCTTTATGACACTAG AGAATCAGCAGATGCTGAGTCAGTAATTAGAACTGTCAGATTAGTTTCTGAAAGTCTTGCG AGACACATCTATGGACTAAAAGGAAAGAATATTGATGTTTTTGCGGAGAACAGCAGTTTAGCCATCAACCCTCACTACATCCAGTCCTGGTTGGATCTTTTATCACGAACACCACGGGTTGCACCGTTTCTTCAGAAGAACGATCCCTTTATAGCAGCCCTAAAGAAG GAACTATCTGAGCACACTGCTGATGTCCACGTTCAAAGCGATGTTCTTGATGGCATGTTCACTTTCTATGATGCAACAAAGGCAACTCTAAATGTATATCAG GTTGCAAGTGTTACTTTTGATTTACTGTTCCTTCTGGTGATTGGCTCCTACCTAATTATTCTCTTCAGTTTCCTAGTAATCACTACACGG ggTCTTGATGATCTCATCAACATATTCCGGCGACCACCATCACGCAAGGTCAAGGGGGCATAA